The Magnolia sinica isolate HGM2019 chromosome 3, MsV1, whole genome shotgun sequence genome includes the window ATAATCTACTAAAAATCTAAGGTGAGACACCAAAAACTCTAGTCTGAGCTGTGAAACTCAGCCCattatcctcttcttcttcttcttgtctttTCTTTAGCTTTCTGATCTACTGACTACGAACTACCACATAAATCTCTCTTCATTCTTTTTTGACCGGTCCTAAACCTCATCTAACCCAGAACCCAAATATTGGACTACCCCCTTAACATATCCTGCATCATGAAGGTTGAGATGCCTAAGTTTCATGCAGATCTTCAACAACTTGATAACTTTGTAAATTGATTAGTGTATGATCTCCATGAGGAAGTATCATAATGCCAAATGGCATTTTTGTTTGACCTAGCAATgatattggtgggacccacttttggtAGCCTAAggcattcatctagtgggccacatccaaagaTGCCTCATGCATCAATATCTTCCATATCAAATCATCCTAGAAATCTGATTGGTAGCTCATAAATGGGCAACTATAACCACTATTCCGTATTTAACATCAGCTCTGCCGGTCgattaagatcatatggcaaAGGAGACTTCTAGGGCATTTCCAATCCACACTGGGCACACTACAGGAGCCTTTCAACTATCAcaaaaaaggtgggtcccacacttccAATTTGTTGGGCTAGGAAAATTGCTTGATCTACCACCATATATTTTCCTCCACCCACAATCTTCCTCACAACCAACAACAAAGTAAGGAAAAGGGAGGAGATTGAGAAAAGGAAACAGTATAAAAGAAATCTTAACAAAATAGAGAAGCAAAGCAGTGCAGCTGACTGGACCTGGCTTAGGGCACAGTGGAAAACAAGAGTGTCCTTCCCCTTGACTTGTTGTAAGAGTTCAGGGATTTTTTCGGAGAAGGTTTCACTCGCATAGTGAAGGGAACCGGCTATGTGTGCATCGTAGCTTCGCTCGTCATCCCTGCATCAAAAACATACCACAATGACCATGAAGATGATGATCATGATCATGATGGtgccaataataataataatcacacaACTTCAGCAAGCATAGGAGACACCAAGAAATCATGCTCATGAATATCCCAACATGTAAAATGGTTGGCGGGAATCTATAAAATATTTCATATTGAGAATACAATCCCATTTTGAAGAGCAATAAGCTTCGCACTTGCAATTTATGGATGGGGGGAATTACATGCCAGACTGACTCTCAGTGCGCACtatgaaataataataatgtcGATGATGACAAAGGAGCCACCATTAATTCCCACTCTTTGTAGTTACCTACATCTGCTTTCCATTCAGGGAATGGAAATAGTAAAAGTGTACTTCTCAATTCCAAAATAGAAACAGCTGTATGCAAATCAATCAGGGCTGGCGTAGGCATCAATTCCCTAACAACAATAGGGAGCCACTATTTACACCCACCTGATTGACTTGCCAACAACCATGTTCCATTTTGTGAATTACAATCGTACTTTTTCCAATTCCATAAATGGAAATTGCTCACAGAAATCGATGGATGTATGCAAATCAATAAGGGTGGGTCACAAAAACACGAGGCCACATTTGGATGTCGAACTGATCTGAATTGCGAGAATTCAATTCCATACAATGAGCAAAACACCAGAGTGAACTGCATTTGCTAGCCCCCAAATCAAAACACTATCACTCAAATCCAATTTGAAATGCAACAAATTGCAATTAGAGGCTTGGTGTCCATAATTAACTATTGAGCCACCTCTAGAAATTGTAATCCAATTTATTGAGCATCCGAACACACCCCAaacaaaaaatcccaaaaaaaaaaaaaaaaaaaacaaacaaaaaacaaaaatcaactcctatcactcaaAATCCAATTTAAAGTGCACCCAATTGCAATTAGAGGCTTGGTTGCCACTATGAATTAGAATTGTGCCACCCCCAGTTTGGTCTTTTCCCCTATTGATAATTGAGGCAATTGCAATACAACttgattgagcatccaaacacagcccaaaagaaaaaaaaaaaaaaaatcacaaacatGACCACTCGATTCCAATTTAAAATGCACTCAACTGAGATTAGAGGATTGGTTTCCATCATGAATTAGAATTGTGCCACCCCCACTTTAGTCTTTTCCCCTATTAGTGAATTGCATTTCAATTGGATTAAGCATCCAAACGTACTCCAAAAGAAAAAATCACAAATCCAATTCGAAGTGCACCCAATTGCAATTAGAGGCTTGGTTGCCGTCATGAATTAGAATTGCCCCACTCGATCTTCTCCTCTATTGATAATTTAACGGAATTGCATTTCAACttgattgagcatccaaatgcacccaaaaaaaaaaaaaaaaaacataaacgcCGTTGTGTCGAATCCAATTTGGAAATGCACCCAATTGAGATTAGAGAATTGATTGCAATCATGAATTAGAATTGTGTCACACCCATTTTGGAGGTTTCCCATATAGTAATGAATTGAATAAACTACAATTCCACctgattgagcatccaaacgcaccccaaaagaaaattttcaaattcaatcACTCACCTGACATCGATAACCGCCAGTTTGGGATGTCGGTTAAGGCTTACAAGTTGAGAAGCCGTCATGTAAGATACCATCCttggtctttctttctttccttctttctgcctttttttttttttttttctatttattggTGGGCATATCGGCGAAACTcctgtgatagttcaccaccattttgaaaaccGTCGCAAAACGGTTGTGTCCCTCGATggattcggattcggtagtgacccgtTCTACACGATGTCGGTACTGGTCGGTAGtttggggcccaacatga containing:
- the LOC131239668 gene encoding arsenate reductase 2.2, with the protein product MVSYMTASQLVSLNRHPKLAVIDVRDDERSYDAHIAGSLHYASETFSEKIPELLQQVKGKDTLVFHCALSQVRGPSCARMFADYLSGMKEDAGIKKVVVLERGFNGWEASGRPVCRCTNIPCKGSSSKAAV